Proteins encoded within one genomic window of Bradyrhizobium sp. 186:
- a CDS encoding glycosyltransferase family 39 protein, whose translation MAETYPSPRFGAPREPKSPVNPGSRLVLMLDFVTASHARAVGFLVLCALLLFLPGFFTIPPIDRDEARFAQATKQMVESGDYVDIRFQEDVRYKKPVGIYWLQSAAVETAAALGLPRAELRIWVYRMPSLIGATGAVLMTYWAALGFVTRRAAVLAALMMSASVLLGVEARLAKTDAMLLFCVVAAMGAMARAYLSWQRAEDETHPPWSWPAIFWTALAVGILIKGPLILMFAGLTVVALAIQDRDASWLWRLRPVWGLMWMLVLVLPWFIAIFWRAGDAFFADSVGGDMLSKIGAQESHGAPPGLYLALFWITFWPGAPLAAMAAPAVWRARREPGAQFLLAWLIPSWIVFEAVLTKLPHYVLPLYPAIAILTAGALERRVLSRSWLMRGSAWWFAIPAAGAIIAVVGAVMLTRQPAFVAWPFIAASLIFGLFAWWLYDNNRAERSLLNALVAALMLAVAIYGIVLPSLIPLFPSIEIARALRNVTCVGPKAASAGYHEPSLVFLTGTSTLLTDGSGAADFLRQGSCRFALIEQRSERSFVQRAEATGLRYKVGTRIDGYNFSQGRAISISIFRSEGTE comes from the coding sequence ATGGCCGAGACCTACCCAAGCCCCCGTTTTGGCGCGCCGCGAGAGCCGAAATCGCCCGTGAATCCGGGCAGCCGGCTCGTGCTCATGCTCGACTTCGTCACGGCCAGCCATGCCCGCGCCGTCGGCTTCCTGGTGCTCTGTGCGCTGCTGCTGTTCTTGCCGGGCTTCTTCACCATTCCGCCGATCGACCGCGACGAGGCGCGCTTTGCGCAGGCCACCAAGCAGATGGTCGAGAGCGGCGACTACGTCGACATCCGCTTCCAGGAGGACGTCCGCTACAAGAAGCCGGTCGGCATCTACTGGCTGCAATCGGCCGCCGTCGAAACCGCGGCGGCGCTCGGGCTGCCGCGGGCCGAATTGCGCATCTGGGTCTATCGGATGCCGTCGCTGATCGGTGCGACCGGCGCCGTGCTCATGACCTATTGGGCCGCGCTCGGCTTCGTCACGCGGCGCGCCGCCGTGCTGGCGGCGCTGATGATGTCCGCCTCGGTGCTGCTCGGCGTCGAAGCGCGGCTCGCCAAGACCGATGCAATGCTGCTGTTCTGCGTGGTCGCTGCGATGGGGGCGATGGCGCGGGCTTATCTGTCCTGGCAGCGCGCAGAGGACGAGACGCATCCGCCCTGGAGCTGGCCTGCGATCTTCTGGACCGCGCTCGCCGTTGGCATCCTGATCAAGGGCCCGCTGATCCTGATGTTCGCAGGCCTGACCGTGGTCGCGCTCGCAATCCAGGATCGCGATGCCTCCTGGCTGTGGCGGCTGCGCCCGGTCTGGGGCCTGATGTGGATGCTGGTGCTGGTGCTGCCCTGGTTCATCGCGATCTTCTGGCGCGCGGGCGACGCCTTCTTTGCCGACTCCGTCGGTGGCGACATGCTTAGCAAGATCGGCGCCCAGGAATCCCACGGCGCGCCGCCCGGACTTTATCTGGCGTTGTTCTGGATCACGTTCTGGCCGGGTGCGCCGCTCGCGGCGATGGCGGCGCCCGCGGTCTGGCGCGCGCGGCGCGAGCCCGGCGCGCAATTCCTGCTGGCGTGGCTGATCCCGTCCTGGATCGTGTTCGAGGCGGTGCTGACCAAGCTGCCGCATTACGTGCTGCCGCTGTACCCTGCGATCGCGATCCTCACCGCCGGCGCGCTGGAGCGCCGCGTGCTGTCGCGGTCCTGGCTGATGCGCGGCTCGGCCTGGTGGTTCGCGATCCCCGCGGCCGGCGCGATCATCGCAGTGGTCGGCGCGGTCATGCTGACGCGGCAGCCTGCCTTCGTGGCCTGGCCGTTCATCGCGGCCTCGCTGATCTTCGGCCTGTTCGCCTGGTGGCTCTACGACAACAACCGCGCCGAGCGCTCGCTGCTCAACGCGCTGGTCGCCGCGCTGATGCTGGCGGTGGCGATCTACGGCATCGTGCTGCCGTCGTTGATCCCGCTGTTTCCGAGCATCGAGATCGCGCGCGCCCTGCGCAACGTCACCTGCGTCGGTCCGAAGGCCGCATCGGCTGGTTATCATGAGCCGAGCCTCGTGTTCCTGACGGGCACCTCGACACTGCTCACCGATGGTTCGGGCGCGGCAGACTTCCTGCGGCAGGGGAGCTGCCGCTTTGCACTGATCGAGCAGCGTTCCGAGCGCAGCTTCGTGCAGCGCGCCGAGGCGACCGGGCTGCGCTACAAGGTGGGTACGCGCATCGACGGCTACAATTTCTCGCAAGGCCGCGCGATCTCGATCTCGATCTTCCGCTCGGAAGGCACCGAGTAG
- a CDS encoding phosphatase PAP2 family protein, producing MPTPADIAPRASYPTQLLAVSGRALAQLVRAPSHSRRAEAARKLARHSLWLSMAGAALVIALMVAFDQTEIQLMPARGTPGLWPIRILTDFGKDEYVLSVLAIALVAVALVAAGLHGSRRALLLGLGTRLQFMFLSVAVPVSVAEILKFLIGRGRPFVGGQANPFNFIPFEGTGAYASLPSGHAVTAFALAFAVGALWPRLRVFMFTYAIVILLTRLVLLAHHPSDVVAGALVGMVGAMAVRYWFAARSLGFAIHADGTVAALPEPVSGRLKRVARGAFAP from the coding sequence ATGCCGACGCCCGCTGACATCGCGCCGCGCGCGAGCTATCCCACGCAATTGCTCGCGGTGTCGGGCCGTGCCCTGGCGCAGCTCGTGCGCGCGCCCTCCCATTCGCGCCGCGCCGAGGCTGCCCGAAAACTGGCGCGGCATTCGCTGTGGCTCAGTATGGCGGGCGCGGCGTTGGTCATCGCGCTCATGGTCGCGTTCGATCAGACCGAGATCCAGTTGATGCCGGCGCGCGGCACGCCCGGGCTGTGGCCGATCCGCATCCTCACCGATTTCGGCAAGGATGAGTATGTGCTCTCGGTGCTGGCCATAGCGCTCGTGGCCGTGGCCCTCGTTGCGGCTGGCTTGCATGGCTCCCGCCGCGCGTTGCTGCTTGGTCTCGGCACCCGGCTGCAATTCATGTTTCTATCCGTTGCTGTGCCCGTGTCCGTCGCCGAGATCCTGAAATTTCTCATCGGCCGCGGGCGTCCGTTCGTCGGCGGCCAGGCCAATCCGTTCAACTTCATACCGTTCGAAGGAACGGGAGCCTATGCCAGCCTGCCGTCGGGGCATGCGGTGACGGCGTTCGCATTGGCTTTTGCGGTCGGTGCGCTGTGGCCGCGCCTGCGCGTGTTCATGTTCACTTACGCAATCGTGATCCTGCTGACGCGGTTGGTGCTGCTCGCGCACCATCCGAGCGACGTTGTGGCCGGCGCCCTGGTCGGCATGGTCGGCGCCATGGCGGTCCGCTACTGGTTTGCAGCCCGAAGTCTCGGCTTTGCCATCCATGCCGATGGCACCGTCGCGGCCCTTCCGGAGCCGGTCTCGGGCCGCCTCAAAAGGGTTGCCCGCGGGGCCTTCGCCCCATAA